A window of the Brumimicrobium sp. genome harbors these coding sequences:
- a CDS encoding histidine kinase — protein sequence MDKMKQFSVRNYGLEIMGWLTLAIVLFFVIPLLYPARLPVAYHIYHFVFFIVLLGAYYFNIRVAIPRTVKKSISLPYIFLFLAISGSVIGLMSLTEIALNLQEKVYHSLYPEKTFIASEHKSYVNYYVFFVTAIVLGVGFTNFLIKKWNLEERKKLALQELKAKAELGNLKAQINPHFFFNTLNTIYALTHKDVEKSQNAILTLSKMMRYAMNEENQDFVSLNDELNFIRSYLELMSHRLSSNVSLEYTITAPHLEAKIAPMLLLTFIENCFKHGVSSEEGCIIKIGTYIKGNTLVLETENHWFERTDESKGIGIENTKKRLDILYGDNYSLKQIQTGGKYITTLKINLK from the coding sequence ATGGACAAAATGAAACAATTCTCAGTTAGAAATTATGGTTTAGAGATTATGGGATGGTTAACTTTAGCCATTGTCTTATTTTTTGTAATACCTTTACTTTATCCTGCACGTCTTCCCGTGGCTTACCATATTTATCACTTTGTGTTTTTTATTGTTTTATTGGGTGCTTATTATTTCAACATTCGGGTTGCGATACCGAGAACGGTCAAAAAATCCATCAGTTTGCCTTATATCTTCTTATTTTTAGCCATTTCGGGCAGTGTGATTGGGTTGATGAGCTTAACCGAAATCGCACTCAATTTACAAGAGAAAGTGTACCATAGTTTATATCCGGAAAAAACCTTCATTGCTTCGGAACACAAGTCCTATGTCAATTATTACGTTTTCTTTGTAACCGCTATTGTTTTGGGAGTAGGATTTACCAATTTTCTAATCAAAAAATGGAATTTAGAAGAACGTAAAAAACTGGCTTTACAAGAATTAAAAGCGAAAGCCGAATTGGGTAATTTAAAAGCACAAATCAACCCTCACTTTTTCTTTAACACCCTGAACACCATTTACGCACTGACGCATAAAGACGTAGAAAAATCTCAAAACGCCATCCTAACACTTTCCAAAATGATGCGTTATGCGATGAATGAGGAAAATCAGGATTTTGTTTCTTTAAATGACGAATTGAATTTTATTCGTAGTTATTTAGAATTGATGTCTCATCGTTTATCTTCTAATGTAAGCTTGGAATATACCATTACTGCACCTCATTTAGAGGCAAAAATAGCTCCCATGCTGCTGCTTACTTTTATAGAAAATTGTTTCAAACACGGGGTTAGTTCGGAAGAGGGTTGTATTATCAAAATTGGTACGTATATAAAGGGAAATACCTTGGTTTTAGAAACAGAAAACCATTGGTTTGAAAGGACAGATGAATCAAAAGGTATAGGAATTGAGAATACGAAAAAACGCCTGGATATTTTGTATGGAGATAACTACAGTTTGAAGCAAATTCAAACAGGTGGCAAGTATATTACGACTTTAAAAATTAATTTAAAATGA
- a CDS encoding DUF420 domain-containing protein, which yields MNVAIIIMTLVLIITLFSPFGVYYGIKLAKKKDYQSHRKIQNIIFIVCVVGVLALEGLINSAGGSGSIASESVYYDTKFFKYTLFSHIIVALLTYLIWFVLIVISNIGYRKSLPGKLSKFHKKTGILTFGGLVYTAVTALIVYVMSLNLI from the coding sequence ATGAATGTAGCCATTATCATTATGACCCTTGTTCTGATTATCACTCTTTTTTCGCCATTTGGAGTTTATTATGGTATAAAATTAGCCAAGAAAAAAGACTATCAATCCCATCGTAAAATTCAGAACATTATCTTTATTGTCTGTGTGGTGGGCGTTTTGGCTTTGGAAGGACTTATTAATTCTGCTGGTGGCTCTGGAAGCATCGCATCCGAAAGTGTGTATTACGATACTAAATTTTTTAAATACACCTTATTTTCTCATATTATTGTTGCTTTGTTGACTTATTTAATTTGGTTTGTTTTAATCGTTATTTCCAACATCGGCTACCGCAAAAGTCTTCCCGGCAAATTGTCTAAATTTCATAAGAAAACAGGTATTCTTACTTTCGGAGGACTTGTATATACAGCGGTAACAGCATTGATTGTCTATGTGATGAGTTTGAATTTAATTTAA
- a CDS encoding sel1 repeat family protein, producing the protein MPPSASRKPLAPILTDDTISTEVTEIKSNIKTTIFQAKKLFDEGYELAFQTKKKLKPWDKIFDLWKTAALAGHTRAQFYLGTCYDFGNGVDKDVSEAFNWYLKAAKKGKMEAQYNIGFFYKEGELVKQDYKKAVHWYSLAAIQGDTEAQRDLGYCYFYGQGIKQDLSKAIYWYKKAAGKNDDKALYNLGLCYEFGDGVTKSIRWARHYYLKASKLGHRRATNKLKKL; encoded by the coding sequence ATGCCGCCTTCGGCAAGCCGTAAACCGTTAGCACCAATATTAACAGACGACACGATATCGACAGAAGTGACTGAAATAAAATCAAATATCAAAACGACCATATTTCAAGCGAAAAAACTTTTTGACGAAGGCTATGAATTGGCGTTTCAGACAAAAAAGAAATTAAAACCTTGGGACAAAATTTTTGACTTGTGGAAAACCGCAGCTCTGGCAGGACATACAAGAGCACAATTCTATTTGGGAACTTGTTATGACTTTGGAAATGGTGTTGACAAAGACGTTTCAGAAGCATTTAATTGGTATTTGAAAGCTGCAAAAAAAGGAAAAATGGAAGCTCAATATAACATTGGCTTTTTTTACAAAGAAGGTGAATTAGTAAAACAAGATTATAAAAAAGCAGTTCATTGGTATTCACTTGCGGCAATTCAGGGTGACACTGAAGCTCAAAGGGATTTAGGTTATTGTTACTTTTATGGACAAGGTATAAAACAGGACCTTTCAAAAGCAATTTATTGGTATAAAAAGGCTGCTGGCAAAAATGATGACAAAGCTCTTTACAACTTAGGTTTGTGTTATGAATTTGGAGACGGAGTGACGAAATCAATTCGTTGGGCAAGACATTATTATTTAAAAGCGAGTAAACTTGGACACAGAAGAGCAACTAATAAGTTAAAGAAGTTATGA
- the erm(F) gene encoding 23S rRNA (adenine(2058)-N(6))-methyltransferase Erm(F), with product MTKKKLPVRFTGQHFTIDKVLIKDAIRQANISNQDTVLDIGAGKGFLTVHLLKIANNVVAIENDTALVEHLRKLFSDARNVQVVGCDFRNFAVPKFPFKVVSNIPYGITSDIFKILMFESLGNFLGGSIVLQLEPTQKLFSRKLYNPYTVFYHTFFDLKLVYEVGPESFFPPPTVKSALLNIKRKQLFFDFKFKAKYLAFISCLLEKPDLSVKTALKSIFRKSQVRSISEKFGLNLNAQIVCLSPSQWVNCFLEMLEVVPEKFHPS from the coding sequence ATGACAAAAAAGAAATTGCCCGTTCGTTTTACGGGTCAGCACTTTACTATTGATAAAGTGCTAATAAAAGATGCAATAAGACAAGCAAATATAAGTAATCAGGATACGGTTTTAGATATTGGGGCAGGCAAGGGGTTTCTTACTGTTCATTTATTAAAAATCGCCAACAATGTTGTTGCTATTGAAAACGACACAGCTTTGGTTGAACATTTACGAAAATTATTTTCTGATGCCCGAAATGTTCAAGTTGTCGGTTGTGATTTTAGGAATTTTGCAGTTCCGAAATTTCCTTTCAAAGTGGTGTCAAATATTCCTTATGGCATTACTTCCGATATTTTCAAAATCCTGATGTTTGAGAGTCTTGGAAATTTTCTGGGAGGTTCCATTGTCCTTCAGTTAGAACCTACACAAAAGTTATTTTCGAGGAAGCTTTACAATCCATATACCGTTTTCTATCATACTTTTTTTGATTTGAAACTTGTCTATGAGGTAGGTCCTGAAAGTTTCTTTCCACCGCCAACTGTCAAATCAGCCCTGTTAAACATTAAAAGAAAACAGTTATTTTTTGATTTTAAGTTTAAAGCCAAATACTTAGCATTTATTTCCTGTCTGTTAGAGAAACCTGATTTATCTGTAAAAACAGCTTTAAAGTCGATTTTCAGGAAAAGTCAGGTCAGGTCAATTTCGGAAAAATTCGGTTTAAACCTTAATGCTCAAATTGTTTGTTTGTCTCCAAGTCAATGGGTAAACTGTTTTTTGGAAATGCTGGAAGTTGTCCCTGAAAAATTTCATCCTTCGTAG
- a CDS encoding adenine-specific methyltransferase EcoRI family protein — MADKKAKNSNLTKAKNAKNDEFYTQYHDIEKEINAYLDYDANIFRGKTILLPCDDPEWSNFTKYFAQNFENFGIKKLISTSYAPDSKKYKGGYQPTLFETSDPKFDEKKTITKGKIFTLTHDKTGDGIIDIDDLEWSYLKGDGDFNSKEIIKLRDEADIIITNPPFSLFRDFFAWIVEAEKKFLIIGNINAITYRELFPFIQQNKVWLGATNFNTGMYFRVPKDFKYAKSYKFEKEQNGEKVNRVPGVCWFTNIDHGRRHQPLPLMTMNDNLRYSKHKEIKGKEYRKYDNYDAIDVPFTDSIPSDYDGVMGVPITFIDKYCPEQFEIIWRGGDIEWAENECDFFTPPNIERATEYKKQDKTWRIQNPYLLTNGKVKTVYQRILIKAKR, encoded by the coding sequence ATGGCGGACAAAAAAGCAAAAAACAGTAATTTAACAAAGGCGAAAAATGCAAAAAATGATGAGTTCTATACTCAATATCATGACATCGAAAAAGAAATAAATGCATATCTTGACTATGATGCAAATATATTTCGTGGTAAAACAATCTTATTACCTTGCGATGACCCTGAATGGAGCAATTTTACAAAATACTTCGCTCAAAATTTTGAGAATTTTGGAATAAAAAAATTGATTAGCACAAGCTACGCACCCGATAGCAAAAAATATAAAGGTGGATATCAACCAACCCTATTTGAGACTTCTGACCCAAAATTTGACGAAAAGAAAACAATTACAAAAGGAAAAATATTTACACTTACTCACGATAAAACAGGAGATGGAATAATTGATATAGACGATTTAGAATGGAGCTATTTAAAAGGAGATGGCGATTTTAACAGTAAAGAGATTATTAAACTAAGAGACGAAGCTGATATCATTATAACTAATCCTCCCTTTTCTCTTTTTCGAGATTTTTTTGCGTGGATTGTTGAAGCTGAAAAGAAGTTCCTAATTATAGGAAATATCAATGCAATCACATATCGAGAGTTATTCCCTTTTATTCAACAAAATAAAGTATGGCTGGGTGCGACTAATTTTAATACTGGAATGTATTTTAGAGTACCCAAAGATTTTAAATATGCTAAATCATATAAATTTGAGAAAGAGCAAAATGGGGAAAAAGTAAATCGTGTTCCTGGTGTTTGTTGGTTTACCAATATCGACCATGGAAGACGTCATCAACCTTTGCCTTTAATGACTATGAATGATAATTTAAGGTATAGTAAGCACAAAGAAATTAAGGGAAAAGAATATAGGAAATATGACAATTATGACGCCATTGATGTGCCATTTACGGACTCTATTCCAAGTGATTATGATGGAGTTATGGGTGTCCCTATCACTTTTATAGATAAATATTGTCCTGAGCAATTTGAAATTATTTGGAGAGGGGGAGATATTGAATGGGCTGAAAATGAGTGTGATTTTTTCACACCTCCAAATATCGAGAGGGCTACTGAATATAAGAAACAGGATAAAACTTGGAGGATACAAAATCCCTATCTATTAACAAATGGAAAAGTAAAAACAGTTTATCAACGAATTTTAATCAAAGCAAAAAGATGA
- a CDS encoding DUF262 domain-containing protein, protein MKTILRTEITIKDICDGFVYNELEGKGLFGLSGKLTIQPEYQRNYIYADGKRDVAVIESILKGYPLGLIYFNKVSDDNFEVLDGQQRITSFGRYVTGKFAIIDDNGYPHYFDKLPKDKQQIILETKLLIYECEGTETEIKEWFRTINIAGVPLNNQELLNAVYSGPFVTLGKEEFSNSQNAYIQKWSAYVSGNANRQDFLERALEWVSKENVGDYMSRHRFDDNINELKNYFNSVIDWISAVFTDVETEMRGLEWGRLYETYRKQPYNPQKVSEQVRELYADPYVKNRRGVFEFILGGSTATQLLDVRVFDEATKKAVYTKQTAEAEEKGISNCSLCAIGHDSNKTKIWNLKDMDADHVTAWSKGGATDIKNCEMLCKTHNRAKGNR, encoded by the coding sequence ATGAAAACAATATTACGAACAGAAATAACTATTAAAGACATTTGTGATGGATTCGTTTACAACGAATTGGAAGGAAAAGGACTTTTTGGATTGTCGGGAAAGCTAACGATACAACCCGAATATCAACGAAATTATATTTACGCAGACGGAAAGCGTGATGTTGCCGTAATCGAGTCAATTTTGAAAGGTTATCCACTTGGTTTAATCTATTTCAACAAAGTAAGTGATGATAATTTTGAGGTTTTGGACGGACAACAGAGAATTACAAGCTTTGGACGATATGTAACTGGAAAATTTGCTATTATTGATGATAATGGTTATCCTCATTATTTCGATAAGTTACCAAAAGATAAACAGCAAATTATTTTAGAAACTAAGCTTTTAATATACGAATGCGAAGGAACAGAAACCGAAATCAAAGAATGGTTTAGAACTATCAATATTGCTGGAGTTCCATTAAACAACCAAGAACTTTTAAACGCTGTTTATTCTGGTCCTTTCGTAACACTTGGGAAAGAAGAGTTTTCAAATTCTCAAAACGCCTATATTCAAAAATGGAGTGCTTATGTTTCGGGAAATGCTAATCGTCAAGACTTTTTAGAACGTGCGTTGGAATGGGTAAGCAAAGAAAACGTAGGCGATTATATGAGCCGACACCGTTTTGATGATAACATAAACGAACTCAAAAACTACTTTAATAGCGTGATTGATTGGATTTCGGCAGTTTTTACGGACGTTGAAACCGAAATGCGAGGTTTAGAATGGGGAAGATTGTATGAAACGTACAGAAAACAGCCTTACAATCCTCAAAAAGTTTCCGAACAAGTTCGGGAACTTTACGCTGACCCTTATGTAAAAAATAGACGTGGAGTTTTTGAATTTATTTTGGGCGGTTCCACCGCCACACAACTTTTAGATGTTCGAGTTTTTGACGAAGCAACCAAAAAAGCCGTTTACACAAAACAAACTGCTGAAGCGGAAGAAAAAGGAATTTCAAACTGTTCACTTTGTGCCATCGGACACGATTCTAATAAAACCAAAATTTGGAATCTAAAAGATATGGATGCCGACCACGTTACAGCGTGGAGTAAAGGCGGTGCAACTGATATTAAAAACTGCGAAATGTTGTGTAAAACACATAATCGAGCGAAAGGGAATAGGTAA
- a CDS encoding serine/threonine protein kinase, with protein sequence MKKGKQIIINQISYQLIETIGNGGSATVWKALFNEKEYAIKIINSGETNKIERFKNEIEFCKTSNNENIIKIIADGKHNGKPCYVMPLYPQTFRDLINKEKNAIKLITLILELCKALKYIHGKDVFHRDIKPENILINGDSLVLADFGIAHFKDFKLTKKADLLANRDYASPEQREKGRADRIEKHADIFALGLIINECFTKQNPSGSDFKLIADSHPLYASLDDLVANMIRQNPIDRPNIYTVITEIKYIHNKIKKNIEDIANNLKERTQFPKMKESVLKTVIQRASEDILFGKMLFTSKSVEELSKYNHNWHMKIGYMVDDFLFNLYMQEKIHALCKAKFEYESRRHGRKSWYESLDLENDSNHKILYEQINDILLRYALKEKGESLFDLSGQILKYFSSCADYHCQEILGSIKQEEKFAQEYLKDTPIIAIVQTLKDGIIHNIESLLKGIDGLGGQYDFDFIKHISINPERIMSYHYNEDDSNLIDGHYQKQEIQIQKILTNFQKEWKITYNRINEEKFSIKFETYNQFEKFRKFAFELSKPHYVFEGDVIGIFRKPNYVGDMVELKLGTAFEISNTVAKIIGQRKIYE encoded by the coding sequence ATGAAGAAAGGAAAGCAAATAATCATCAATCAAATAAGCTATCAACTTATCGAAACAATTGGTAACGGAGGAAGTGCTACTGTCTGGAAAGCACTATTCAATGAAAAAGAATATGCGATTAAGATTATTAATTCGGGTGAAACCAACAAAATAGAACGATTTAAAAATGAAATAGAATTCTGCAAAACCAGTAATAATGAAAATATTATCAAGATAATTGCTGATGGCAAACACAATGGTAAACCTTGTTATGTAATGCCTCTCTACCCTCAAACATTTAGGGATTTGATAAATAAAGAAAAAAATGCTATTAAATTGATCACCCTTATTTTAGAGTTATGCAAAGCATTAAAATACATTCACGGAAAGGATGTTTTTCACCGTGATATCAAACCAGAAAATATCTTAATTAACGGGGATAGTTTAGTATTAGCTGACTTTGGCATCGCCCATTTTAAAGATTTTAAACTTACTAAAAAAGCAGATTTACTTGCGAATCGAGATTATGCATCACCAGAACAAAGAGAAAAAGGTAGAGCCGATAGAATAGAAAAGCATGCTGATATATTTGCACTAGGACTAATAATCAATGAATGCTTCACAAAGCAAAACCCTTCGGGTTCTGATTTTAAACTTATTGCTGATAGTCATCCATTATATGCCAGTCTTGATGATTTAGTAGCTAATATGATACGACAAAATCCCATTGATAGACCAAATATTTATACAGTTATTACAGAAATAAAATACATCCACAATAAAATCAAGAAAAATATAGAAGATATTGCAAACAATCTTAAAGAGCGAACTCAATTCCCAAAAATGAAAGAATCGGTATTAAAAACCGTTATACAAAGAGCAAGTGAAGATATTCTTTTTGGCAAAATGTTATTTACATCAAAATCTGTAGAAGAACTGAGTAAATACAATCATAATTGGCACATGAAAATTGGCTACATGGTAGATGATTTTTTATTCAATCTATATATGCAGGAAAAAATTCACGCTTTGTGTAAAGCAAAGTTTGAATATGAAAGTAGGCGTCATGGAAGAAAAAGTTGGTATGAATCTCTTGATCTAGAAAATGATAGTAACCATAAAATCCTTTATGAGCAAATAAACGATATACTTTTGAGGTATGCTTTGAAAGAAAAAGGGGAGTCTCTTTTTGATTTATCAGGTCAAATTTTGAAATACTTTTCTTCGTGTGCTGATTATCATTGTCAAGAAATTTTAGGAAGCATAAAACAAGAAGAAAAATTTGCACAAGAATACCTTAAAGATACACCGATAATTGCAATTGTACAAACTTTAAAAGATGGTATAATTCATAACATAGAGTCTTTATTAAAAGGGATTGATGGATTAGGAGGGCAATATGACTTTGACTTTATAAAGCATATTTCAATAAATCCAGAACGTATAATGAGCTATCATTACAATGAAGATGATAGCAATTTAATTGATGGTCATTATCAAAAACAAGAAATTCAAATACAAAAGATACTAACTAATTTCCAAAAAGAATGGAAAATCACTTATAATCGGATAAATGAAGAAAAGTTTTCTATAAAATTCGAGACATATAATCAATTTGAAAAGTTTAGAAAATTTGCGTTTGAACTGTCTAAACCTCATTATGTTTTTGAGGGAGATGTGATAGGTATTTTTAGGAAACCAAATTATGTTGGTGATATGGTAGAGTTAAAGTTAGGAACGGCATTTGAAATTTCTAATACTGTTGCAAAAATTATTGGTCAACGAAAAATATACGAGTAA
- a CDS encoding site-specific integrase, whose amino-acid sequence MENKFSPAIALLKREMEIRNYSDCSVRSYCETMQVFESYANKTLDKLTSEDLKQYLHHLVKSKKVSPSYINQKISAFKIYTEDVLKKEWEPIAIKRPRLPRELPEIISLEEVKLMIERTQNIKHRVMIMTMYTAGLRKMELLQLKPKDIDSENGFIIVRQGKGKKDRRTILSKQTLEELRYYYKCFRPKVYLFEPNGHPGKKMSVRTFDKVIHDAAQRAGIKRRVTPHLLRHSFATHLLDKGINLKIIQSFMGHSSIRTTSIYLHLSNASLKNIVSPFDDLRL is encoded by the coding sequence ATGGAGAATAAATTTTCCCCAGCCATAGCGCTGTTAAAACGAGAAATGGAGATTCGCAATTACAGCGATTGCTCTGTGAGAAGCTACTGTGAGACTATGCAGGTCTTCGAGTCGTATGCAAACAAGACCTTGGATAAACTGACCAGCGAGGATTTGAAACAATACTTGCATCATTTAGTAAAGTCAAAAAAAGTTTCACCATCTTATATCAATCAAAAGATTAGTGCGTTTAAAATCTACACCGAAGATGTGTTAAAAAAAGAATGGGAACCCATTGCAATAAAACGTCCTAGATTGCCGCGAGAACTACCCGAAATTATTTCCTTGGAAGAAGTTAAATTGATGATTGAGCGTACTCAAAACATCAAACATCGGGTGATGATTATGACCATGTACACGGCAGGATTGCGCAAAATGGAATTATTGCAGTTAAAACCGAAGGACATTGACTCAGAAAACGGTTTTATTATCGTGCGTCAAGGTAAAGGAAAGAAAGACCGAAGAACGATTCTTTCAAAGCAAACCCTAGAGGAATTACGCTATTATTACAAGTGTTTTAGACCAAAAGTTTACTTGTTTGAACCAAATGGGCATCCAGGGAAGAAGATGAGTGTCCGAACTTTTGATAAAGTAATTCATGATGCTGCACAAAGAGCGGGCATCAAAAGAAGAGTAACCCCTCATTTGCTACGACATAGTTTTGCTACCCATCTCTTGGACAAAGGAATTAACCTAAAGATTATTCAATCTTTTATGGGGCATAGTTCTATCCGAACTACTTCGATTTACCTGCATCTTTCAAATGCTAGCTTAAAAAACATTGTCTCACCTTTTGATGATCTTCGCTTATGA
- a CDS encoding IS91 family transposase → MKTKQNKRQKVELSDIFSEVLNKGLNLNDLHPFQEKAFQAILACRTVKLGGHVAECNHCHHYRNAYNSCRDRHCPKCQMTRKIQWVDKLKSNLPEVKHFHLVFTIPESLNKLFYINQRIAYDSLFKAASQALMQCGENNEYLGAKMGGVAVLHTWGQTMSYHPHIHMIVPSGGLTEDGFEWVPSHKKFFLPVKVLSAIFRGLLMKTLEKEYAIGKLKLPDDIQNFKQIKDTCYQKKWVVYSEKPFTTPDNIIKYLGNYTHRVAISNQRIISHKNGKVTFYYKNYKKAGLKSVMTLDESEFVRRFLQHILPSGLCKVRYIGFLALRHLKENVELCATINKSERFFPKYEGLNAYEVYREIKQQDPLLCPKCKKGHMVIRKPIERAPS, encoded by the coding sequence ATGAAAACAAAGCAAAATAAACGACAAAAAGTAGAGTTGTCCGATATTTTTAGTGAAGTACTCAACAAAGGACTGAATCTGAATGACTTGCATCCTTTTCAAGAAAAAGCATTTCAGGCTATTTTAGCTTGTCGAACAGTAAAACTAGGAGGACATGTTGCAGAGTGCAATCACTGTCATCATTACAGAAACGCCTACAACTCATGTAGAGACAGACATTGCCCGAAGTGTCAAATGACACGAAAAATACAGTGGGTGGATAAACTGAAAAGCAATTTACCAGAAGTGAAGCATTTTCATTTGGTTTTTACCATTCCAGAATCACTCAACAAGTTGTTTTACATCAATCAGCGCATTGCTTATGATAGTTTGTTTAAGGCTGCCAGTCAAGCACTTATGCAATGCGGAGAAAACAACGAGTATCTTGGTGCTAAAATGGGAGGCGTAGCAGTGCTACACACCTGGGGACAAACTATGTCCTACCACCCACACATTCACATGATTGTTCCCTCGGGAGGTTTAACAGAAGACGGCTTTGAATGGGTGCCATCCCATAAAAAGTTCTTTCTGCCAGTGAAAGTTTTAAGTGCTATTTTTCGAGGACTATTGATGAAAACGTTAGAAAAAGAGTATGCTATCGGCAAATTAAAGCTGCCGGATGATATTCAAAATTTTAAGCAAATTAAAGATACTTGTTATCAGAAAAAGTGGGTTGTTTACAGTGAAAAACCTTTTACTACTCCTGATAACATCATCAAATATCTTGGCAATTACACACATCGAGTTGCGATTTCCAATCAACGAATTATCAGTCATAAAAATGGGAAAGTCACTTTTTATTACAAAAACTACAAGAAAGCAGGACTTAAAAGTGTAATGACATTGGATGAATCAGAATTTGTCCGACGATTTTTACAGCACATTCTGCCTTCAGGTCTTTGCAAGGTAAGGTACATTGGTTTTTTAGCTTTGCGACATCTAAAAGAAAACGTAGAGTTATGTGCCACCATAAACAAAAGTGAACGTTTCTTTCCGAAGTATGAAGGCTTAAATGCCTATGAGGTATATCGAGAAATCAAACAGCAAGATCCTTTGCTATGCCCGAAGTGTAAGAAGGGGCACATGGTCATTCGAAAGCCGATAGAAAGGGCGCCTTCGTGA
- a CDS encoding site-specific integrase — protein sequence MENKFSPAIALLKREMEIRNYSDCSVRSYCETMQVFESYANKTLDKLTSEDLKQYLHHLVKSKKVSPSYINQKISAFKIYTEDVLKKEWEPIAIKRPRLPRELPEIISLEEVKLMIERTQNIKHRVMIMTMYTAGLRKMELLQLKPKDIDSENGFIIVRQGKGKKDRRTILSKQTLEELRYYYKCFRPKVYLFEPNGHPGKKMSVRTFDKVIHDAAQRAGIKRRVTPHLLRHSFATHLLDKGINLKIIQSFMGHSSIRTTSIYLHLSNASLKNIVSPFDDLRL from the coding sequence ATGGAGAATAAATTTTCCCCAGCCATAGCGCTGTTAAAACGAGAAATGGAGATTCGCAATTACAGCGATTGCTCTGTGAGAAGCTACTGTGAGACGATGCAGGTCTTCGAGTCGTATGCAAACAAGACCTTGGATAAACTGACCAGCGAGGATTTGAAACAATACTTGCATCATTTAGTAAAGTCAAAAAAAGTTTCGCCATCTTATATCAATCAAAAGATTAGTGCGTTTAAAATCTACACCGAAGATGTATTAAAAAAAGAATGGGAACCCATTGCAATAAAACGTCCTAGATTGCCGCGAGAACTACCCGAAATTATTTCCTTGGAAGAAGTTAAATTGATGATTGAGCGTACTCAAAACATCAAACATCGGGTGATGATTATGACCATGTACACGGCAGGATTGCGCAAAATGGAATTATTGCAGTTAAAACCGAAGGACATTGACTCAGAAAACGGTTTTATTATCGTGCGTCAAGGTAAAGGAAAGAAAGACCGAAGAACGATTCTTTCAAAGCAAACCCTAGAGGAATTACGCTATTATTACAAGTGTTTTAGACCAAAAGTTTACTTGTTTGAACCAAATGGGCATCCAGGGAAGAAGATGAGTGTCCGAACTTTTGATAAAGTAATTCATGATGCTGCACAAAGAGCGGGCATCAAAAGAAGAGTAACCCCTCATTTGCTACGACATAGTTTTGCTACCCATCTCTTGGACAAAGGAATTAACCTAAAGATTATTCAATCTTTTATGGGGCATAGTTCTATCCGAACTACTTCGATTTACCTGCATCTTTCAAATGCTAGCTTAAAAAACATTGTCTCACCTTTTGATGATCTTCGCTTATGA
- a CDS encoding helix-turn-helix transcriptional regulator, whose translation MNRIKVVLKEKGIKQVWLAKKLGKSYNMINSYAQNRRQPSIEDLYKIAELLNVDARDLLMKSSKTND comes from the coding sequence ATGAACCGAATAAAAGTGGTTTTAAAAGAAAAAGGAATTAAACAAGTTTGGCTCGCCAAAAAACTTGGCAAAAGCTACAATATGATAAACTCATATGCGCAAAACAGAAGACAACCAAGCATTGAGGACTTATACAAAATAGCTGAACTTTTAAACGTTGATGCGAGAGATTTGTTAATGAAAAGTTCAAAAACGAATGATTAA